Proteins encoded in a region of the Populus nigra chromosome 3, ddPopNigr1.1, whole genome shotgun sequence genome:
- the LOC133688186 gene encoding uncharacterized protein LOC133688186 isoform X1, with protein sequence MRMEYPFFSIFKKSFQARIFVFLQMNGRISWSGLAEQSLPGMQIFKKIPVIDSLELRIWASYRGQTLAGTVVDDYSQTNSSTAQGFELSREARARADLKFTCHLLLRESKFMTC encoded by the exons ATGAGGATGGAATATCCATTCTTTTCTATCTTCAAAAAATCTTTCCAG GCGAGAATCTTTGTTTTCCTCCAGATGAATGGGAGAATTTCTTGGAGCGGATTGGCAGAGCAGAGTCTACCGGGGATGCAGATCTTCAAGAAAATTCCAGTGATTGATTCCTTGGAGCTTAGGATCTGGGCATCTTATCGTGGACAGACTCTAGCTGGGACTG TGGTGGATGATTATTCTCAGACAAACTCTTCTACAGCACAAGGTTTTGAGTTGTCACGTGAAGCACGGGCACGAGCAGATTTGAAGTTCACTTGTCATCTCCTCCTCCGTGAGTCAAAGTTTATGACCTGCTGA
- the LOC133688186 gene encoding uncharacterized protein LOC133688186 isoform X2 has translation MRMEYPFFSIFKKSFQMNGRISWSGLAEQSLPGMQIFKKIPVIDSLELRIWASYRGQTLAGTVVDDYSQTNSSTAQGFELSREARARADLKFTCHLLLRESKFMTC, from the exons ATGAGGATGGAATATCCATTCTTTTCTATCTTCAAAAAATCTTTCCAG ATGAATGGGAGAATTTCTTGGAGCGGATTGGCAGAGCAGAGTCTACCGGGGATGCAGATCTTCAAGAAAATTCCAGTGATTGATTCCTTGGAGCTTAGGATCTGGGCATCTTATCGTGGACAGACTCTAGCTGGGACTG TGGTGGATGATTATTCTCAGACAAACTCTTCTACAGCACAAGGTTTTGAGTTGTCACGTGAAGCACGGGCACGAGCAGATTTGAAGTTCACTTGTCATCTCCTCCTCCGTGAGTCAAAGTTTATGACCTGCTGA